The Rhodocytophaga rosea genome has a segment encoding these proteins:
- a CDS encoding PD-(D/E)XK nuclease family protein — MQTFLEKAAAHVFQQYSENLHRLVIILPTNRACFFFKRALAMQSDKPVWGPKILPIDDFITEAADATLVEPISLLWLLYDVCKEIDPQISFDRFTAWAHPLLQDFDKIDQYLVDTKELFSYLTKAKAIERWQPDVLPNRPFRTQSLIIDKYFRLWENLEKTYETLKDRLTAQKKAYRGMMYRWVAEHTEKLEDDPEVDKYIFVGLNALSHAEEKILKDLVKAHMAEVLWDTDSYYMEKNPLVKAGDLLRRYKKEGRLGSEWNWQTDDLLTQPKDIYITGVLNASMQGKLAFQIYKELLQEEKSQENGASFADSCMTAIVLPDENLLMPLLHSLDPEVEDFNITMGISLRSSALFTLVNLLFELQYLTLADKSEQKKTAKFNHRHVVKVLTHPFIKQYEQLFLQEENQKGASETEDRNYIRHTLDHIKKNNKVFLSPAELQALGKHEALFEVLFTPWNGDARKALQCFYRLIDLLRCVYHNRKDAIETEYLYLFYTIIKRLDAILEERQAQPDVEPLSLRSFKLFLYELFKQTKIPFSGEPVSQLQIMGMLETRTLDFENVIILSANEKTLPQAKKQNSLIPLDISLQLGLPTYRSQEATMSYHFYRLLQRAKKVYFLHLLPSDTYGAGEKSRFLLQIEHELTNLNPNIRLHYRKVLTEDKPLSVESPPMQIPKTQQVLDHLTSEIARGISPTQLNTFVHCSLQYYFSYLSNLKEEKVVQESMSADTFGNIVHKTLEGIDVELSRIGYPITKDDIAQVLPTIAERVKTAYKESHPGGSVTEGLNYLLYKVATRVIHNLLQHQIDKSIFPLEILGLEKTLSTNTTLDIGGKPVKVQLYGRMDRIDKTGNTIRIIDYKTGKVEKHQLKAPDADTETLLVSNPEADKVRQLWLYKYILAKRLLQDKEQTHELVAGIYSFRNIEQGLMTDQLRLGNGAAGDLEVFVEQSEVYLQKLVASMLDPEQPFARTTRLESCQFCPYTSICGRA, encoded by the coding sequence ATGCAAACATTTCTGGAAAAGGCGGCGGCGCATGTTTTTCAACAGTACTCAGAAAATCTTCACCGGCTTGTTATCATTTTACCCACCAACCGGGCTTGTTTCTTTTTCAAACGGGCACTGGCCATGCAATCCGACAAACCAGTCTGGGGACCTAAAATTCTGCCTATTGATGACTTTATTACAGAGGCCGCTGATGCCACCCTGGTTGAACCGATCAGCCTGCTCTGGTTGCTGTATGATGTATGCAAAGAAATAGATCCTCAAATCAGCTTCGACCGTTTTACCGCCTGGGCGCATCCACTCTTGCAGGATTTTGATAAAATTGACCAGTACCTGGTAGATACCAAGGAACTTTTTAGCTATTTAACCAAAGCCAAAGCCATAGAAAGGTGGCAACCTGACGTTCTGCCTAATCGTCCGTTCCGCACTCAATCGCTGATCATTGATAAGTATTTCAGGCTTTGGGAAAACCTGGAGAAAACCTATGAAACCCTGAAAGACCGGCTAACCGCACAAAAAAAAGCATACCGGGGCATGATGTACCGCTGGGTTGCTGAACATACCGAGAAACTGGAAGATGATCCGGAAGTAGATAAGTACATTTTTGTGGGTTTAAATGCCCTGAGTCATGCCGAAGAGAAAATTCTGAAAGACCTGGTAAAAGCCCATATGGCCGAAGTACTCTGGGATACAGATAGCTATTACATGGAGAAAAATCCGCTGGTAAAAGCTGGCGATCTGCTTAGGCGCTACAAAAAGGAAGGCCGGCTGGGAAGCGAATGGAACTGGCAAACTGACGATCTGCTTACCCAGCCCAAAGACATTTATATTACTGGTGTGCTCAATGCCAGCATGCAGGGAAAACTGGCTTTTCAGATTTATAAAGAACTTTTGCAGGAAGAAAAAAGTCAGGAGAATGGTGCCTCCTTTGCAGACTCCTGCATGACCGCCATTGTATTGCCAGATGAAAACCTGCTGATGCCTTTGTTACATTCGCTTGACCCTGAAGTAGAAGATTTTAACATTACCATGGGTATTTCCCTGCGGAGTTCGGCCTTATTTACGCTGGTAAACCTGCTGTTTGAACTGCAATACCTGACACTTGCGGATAAAAGCGAACAGAAAAAAACAGCCAAATTTAACCACCGGCATGTGGTAAAAGTGCTTACCCATCCTTTTATTAAGCAATACGAGCAATTATTTTTACAGGAAGAAAATCAAAAAGGGGCTTCAGAAACAGAAGACAGGAATTACATTCGTCATACGCTGGATCACATAAAAAAGAACAACAAAGTATTTCTTTCACCAGCTGAATTGCAGGCATTGGGCAAGCATGAAGCTTTATTCGAGGTATTATTTACTCCCTGGAATGGGGATGCCCGGAAAGCGCTGCAATGTTTCTACCGGCTGATCGACCTGCTCAGGTGTGTATATCACAACCGGAAAGATGCCATAGAAACGGAATACCTGTATCTGTTTTATACCATTATCAAACGGCTGGATGCCATTCTGGAGGAACGTCAGGCGCAACCCGATGTGGAACCCTTATCCCTACGCAGTTTTAAGCTCTTTTTATACGAACTATTTAAGCAAACCAAAATTCCGTTCAGTGGTGAACCAGTAAGCCAGCTGCAAATCATGGGGATGCTGGAAACCCGTACCCTGGATTTTGAAAATGTGATTATTCTATCGGCGAACGAAAAAACGCTTCCCCAGGCAAAAAAGCAGAATTCACTTATTCCTTTAGATATTAGCCTACAACTGGGTTTGCCTACCTATCGTTCGCAGGAAGCGACTATGAGCTATCATTTTTACCGCTTACTGCAACGGGCCAAAAAAGTATATTTTCTCCACCTGCTGCCTTCCGATACGTATGGTGCCGGAGAAAAAAGCCGCTTCCTGCTTCAGATTGAACATGAGCTTACGAACCTGAATCCTAATATCCGCTTGCATTACCGGAAGGTACTCACAGAAGACAAGCCGCTTTCAGTAGAATCTCCGCCAATGCAGATTCCTAAAACCCAACAAGTACTGGATCATTTAACCAGTGAGATTGCCAGGGGTATTTCGCCGACCCAGCTAAATACTTTTGTACATTGTTCCCTGCAATATTATTTCAGCTACCTGAGCAATTTGAAAGAAGAAAAAGTGGTGCAGGAAAGTATGAGTGCCGACACCTTCGGAAATATTGTACACAAAACCCTGGAGGGAATAGATGTAGAACTTTCCAGAATAGGCTATCCAATCACCAAAGATGATATAGCGCAAGTATTACCTACGATTGCCGAACGGGTGAAAACGGCTTATAAGGAAAGTCATCCGGGGGGGTCTGTAACCGAAGGATTAAATTATTTGCTATATAAAGTAGCTACCAGGGTAATTCATAATTTATTGCAACACCAGATCGACAAGAGCATTTTTCCGCTGGAAATTCTGGGATTAGAGAAAACACTAAGTACAAATACAACGCTTGATATTGGCGGCAAACCTGTAAAAGTGCAGCTATATGGCCGCATGGATCGGATTGATAAAACAGGAAATACCATCCGTATTATAGATTATAAAACCGGTAAAGTAGAGAAACACCAGTTAAAAGCACCCGATGCCGATACGGAAACCCTGCTGGTGAGCAATCCTGAAGCTGATAAGGTGCGGCAACTCTGGCTTTATAAATATATACTGGCCAAACGTTTATTACAGGACAAAGAACAAACCCATGAACTGGTAGCTGGTATTTACTCCTTCCGCAATATAGAACAGGGCCTGATGACTGACCAGTTAAGGCTTGGAAATGGTGCTGCCGGAGATTTGGAGGTATTTGTAGAACAGTCGGAAGTATATCTGCAAAAGTTAGTCGCCTCTATGCTTGATCCGGAACAGCCCTTTGCCCGTACTACCAGGCTGGAAAGCTGCCAGTTTTGCCCTTACACCAGTATCTGCGGAAGAGCATAA
- a CDS encoding lipocalin-like domain-containing protein — protein MKKISILYVCALSLLLFQTSCNKDDEAPAPNPMIGEWELYRLNVDFPGTSQSDGDYPANSFFNLYKITFNADDSFVEEVSAGGPISNNEGEWTLTNKEVTLNYDSGGDDETFTLNTENTLMTGETFNVNFGTEAAPNVGAVKFIFKKNQ, from the coding sequence ATGAAAAAAATATCTATACTCTATGTTTGTGCGCTAAGCCTGTTATTATTCCAAACCTCCTGTAACAAAGATGATGAAGCTCCGGCACCCAATCCTATGATTGGTGAATGGGAGTTATATAGACTTAATGTTGATTTTCCAGGAACCTCTCAATCTGATGGAGATTATCCGGCTAATAGTTTCTTTAATTTATACAAAATCACTTTTAATGCGGATGATTCATTTGTAGAAGAAGTATCTGCTGGTGGCCCAATTAGTAATAATGAAGGTGAATGGACATTAACCAATAAAGAAGTAACACTGAATTACGATTCTGGCGGCGATGATGAAACCTTTACCCTCAATACGGAAAATACTTTAATGACAGGTGAGACTTTTAATGTTAACTTTGGCACTGAAGCAGCACCCAATGTAGGGGCTGTTAAATTTATTTTCAAGAAAAATCAGTAA
- a CDS encoding OmpA/MotB family protein: MKIIYSTNLKQISFYICLLLLSGSMLSSCVTARRYQAMETRATEAEAAKATAEEKMALMEEDRKKLDAQIRELTDEASKLKADSARMGELYRRNKTLLDDLFDKYDRLDKTYNQLLSNSAAEAGTLSKNLSEKEKQLLAMEQNLLANKAQVDKLSADLQSREQRVKELEKILEDKDKAVNDLKNSVSNALLSFKDSDLTVDIRNGKVYVSLSEKLLFKSGSYAVDPKGAEALKKVANVLKTQPDISVMVEGHTDDVPIAKGSGGMDDNWDLSVLRATSIVNILAKEGVNPTKLTAAGRGEFVPIATGKTPEIRQKNRRTEIILTPKLDELFKILEAN; encoded by the coding sequence ATGAAGATTATTTACTCCACAAACCTAAAACAAATAAGCTTTTACATCTGCCTGCTGCTTCTGTCGGGTAGTATGCTTAGCAGTTGTGTTACAGCCCGGCGCTACCAGGCCATGGAAACCAGAGCTACCGAAGCGGAAGCGGCCAAAGCGACTGCTGAAGAAAAAATGGCCCTGATGGAAGAAGACCGCAAAAAACTGGATGCCCAGATCAGGGAACTCACCGATGAAGCATCCAAACTGAAAGCCGACAGTGCCCGGATGGGAGAACTCTACCGCCGCAACAAAACCCTGCTTGATGACCTGTTCGACAAATATGACCGCCTGGATAAAACCTATAATCAACTTCTTTCCAACAGTGCAGCTGAAGCCGGTACTTTATCTAAAAATCTGTCGGAGAAAGAGAAACAATTGTTGGCCATGGAGCAAAACCTGCTTGCCAATAAAGCCCAGGTAGATAAACTCAGTGCAGATCTGCAAAGCAGGGAACAACGAGTGAAAGAACTGGAAAAAATACTGGAAGACAAAGATAAAGCCGTAAATGACCTTAAAAACAGCGTTAGTAATGCTCTGCTTAGCTTTAAAGACAGCGATCTTACGGTAGACATCCGCAATGGAAAAGTATATGTCTCCTTATCAGAAAAACTGCTTTTTAAATCTGGCAGCTATGCCGTAGACCCCAAAGGCGCAGAAGCATTAAAGAAAGTAGCCAATGTACTCAAAACCCAGCCTGACATTAGTGTAATGGTAGAAGGCCATACCGATGATGTGCCGATTGCCAAAGGAAGCGGAGGAATGGATGATAACTGGGACTTAAGTGTGCTACGGGCTACTTCTATTGTTAATATTCTGGCAAAAGAAGGCGTTAACCCTACCAAGCTGACCGCTGCCGGCAGAGGTGAATTTGTACCGATTGCCACCGGAAAAACCCCAGAGATACGCCAGAAAAACCGCCGTACCGAAATTATTCTCACACCCAAGCTCGATGAGCTTTTCAAGATTCTGGAAGCAAACTAA
- a CDS encoding energy transducer TonB, with protein sequence MKTSLIYSFSLILLLSITPLCYGQFLQKGFMFEGMAPSESEIDSFPVYPGGDEALEKYIYTHLKEESKGVGQSLLTLSTYRVVVHFQVDEKGNVNTQMVRIWDSTPNMTQLDEKVKEMVRNMPAWSPCIIAKQATTQTIGLIINYDANKSQFDFEK encoded by the coding sequence ATGAAAACTTCCTTGATTTATTCTTTTTCTCTCATCTTGTTACTGTCCATTACACCTCTATGCTATGGGCAATTTCTGCAGAAAGGCTTTATGTTTGAAGGAATGGCACCTTCTGAATCTGAAATAGATTCATTCCCTGTATATCCTGGAGGTGATGAAGCCTTAGAAAAATACATCTATACCCATTTAAAAGAAGAATCTAAAGGTGTAGGACAAAGTTTGCTTACGCTATCAACTTATAGAGTGGTTGTTCACTTTCAAGTAGATGAAAAGGGTAATGTAAATACGCAAATGGTTAGAATATGGGACAGCACCCCTAATATGACTCAACTAGATGAAAAAGTAAAAGAAATGGTTAGAAATATGCCTGCATGGAGTCCTTGTATCATTGCTAAGCAGGCAACTACTCAAACCATTGGGTTAATCATTAATTATGATGCAAACAAAAGTCAGTTTGATTTTGAAAAGTAG